From Homalodisca vitripennis isolate AUS2020 chromosome 1, UT_GWSS_2.1, whole genome shotgun sequence, the proteins below share one genomic window:
- the LOC124354983 gene encoding piggyBac transposable element-derived protein 3-like — MDLIADSMPLKRFEKIKRFLHFVDNDKIPDDNKDFFIKVRPVIEALNETFQTCMSPPEFLAVDEAIIPFKGRSRAKQYLKKKPKKWGFKSWVLAASNGYVCKFEMYQGKRQESTSDMGVISDTVLRLCSHISGKNHKLFLDNLFTNYKLLKILKGKGIEVVGVFRSDRLYGADASLEEPKQFGKMKRGSMNVVTSEDNITIVQWKDTGIVYVGSTFAGIQPTDLVRRWDKTEKKHVMVDRPYCVQIYNKFMGGVDLSDRMVAHYPHSLKGKRFYLRIFFYLMNVAAVNAWIIFKEKTNSKMPFVDFKASIANAMIQTACNKRKVGRPPSITPPLKKDVAQEYYRMFGLMEKTTILSKVILAAAGTKPARAEPDINVESVMFLSAQNVWKTFIKQTKTA; from the coding sequence ATGGACCTCATAGCTGATTCAATGCCACTGAAGAGATTCgaaaaaattaaacgtttcttGCATTTTGTGGACAATGACAAAATTCCTGATGACAACAAAGATTTTTTCATCAAAGTTCGACCCGTGATTGAAGCCcttaatgaaacatttcaaacatgCATGTCTCCCCCAGAATTTCTTGCTGTAGACGAGGCCATAATTCCATTCAAGGGTAGATCAAGAGCTAAGCAGTACTTgaagaaaaaacccaaaaagtgGGGTTTTAAATCCTGGGTGCTAGCTGCTTCCAACGGATATGTCTGTAAGTTTGAAATGTACCAGGGAAAGAGGCAAGAATCTACGTCTGATATGGGTGTTATAAGTGATACTGTGTTGAGACTGTGTTCTCATATCAGTGGAAAAAATCACAAATTGTTTTTGGACAACCTGTTCACCAACTACAAATTGCTCAAAATATTGAAAGGCAAAGGCATTGAGGTTGTTGGCGTTTTTCGTAGTGACAGACTGTATGGAGCAGATGCAAGCTTGGAAGAACCCAAACAATTTGGTAAAATGAAAAGAGGCTCAATGAATGTTGTTACATCTGAAGACAACATAACAATTGTCCAGTGGAAGGACACAGGAATTGTTTATGTTGGCTCAACGTTTGCGGGCATACAGCCAACAGACCTAGTTAGAAGATGGGACAAGacagaaaaaaaacatgtcaTGGTAGACCGTCCTTATTGTGTACAAATCTACAATAAGTTTATGGGAGGGGTTGACCTTAGTGACAGAATGGTTGCCCACTACCCCCACTCTCTTAAAGGCAAACGCTTCTatcttagaatatttttttatctaatgaaTGTTGCGGCAGTAAATGCTTGGATAATTTTTAAGGAGAAAACCAACTCAAAGATGCCTTTTGTAGATTTTAAGGCCAGTATTGCTAATGCAATGATTCAAACAGCCTGCAACAAGAGAAAAGTTGGTAGGCCACCCTCCATCACCCCGCCTTTGAAAAAAGATGTCGCCCAGGAGTACTACAGGATGTTCGGTTTGATGGAAAAGACCACTATCCTTTCAAAAGTAATCCTGGCCGCTGCAGGGACAAAGCCTGCACGAGCAGAACCCGATATAAATGTGGAAAGTGTGATGTTCCTGTCTGCCCAGAATGTATGGAAAACTTTCATAAAGCAAACTAAAACTGCATAA